One part of the Mya arenaria isolate MELC-2E11 chromosome 3, ASM2691426v1 genome encodes these proteins:
- the LOC128227492 gene encoding uncharacterized protein LOC128227492: MPLHPPVKSPNIEKLFNYLQKSQWHNVSASFSGFVRKEFEEDLTKLEEDEGMYRDLKLMIEYAEMGRFSEARNLMDPAFKEYQAILHNLDELHLTKSARHRAQYTDRSHMEQAPPTNRQEVYSPEKRPPPTPKQMPNPGYMSPQRQPMSPSRQHQDLPQEREKIESPSPQYRQEQQNPYDIHRENYDGLRLKSPEKQPYSQSSRLPTPNDRPVRPSSHKSDKGSEPGHYNSNNQMASSKALWGREHGDKPSEKIGSSTYRQEFQKIPMENNERVDRDKYRENFGSLAERDIYRSDADDRIGSSESARRPGHQKRHPETPDYDQRPSELARKFKLLFDNEWKDAYDEVCGFYAKSSQSAREKTARHLLWIVTEAWLINDDVAEKQLKDIEKATLGLMTTPGPEHHVGGYPPRNLGDTIPTSRNLLLKYRKQTAVLSIPYIKQECRDKVTRTLLESSRFPKSFFADSSRLVAYIQKCAELTWMMCVHDPPIVLEYITKETEGSRFNFDHYIVHEQSGTTYDYGVWPMLRLGKKGQILSKGYAKGI, translated from the exons ATGCCTCTCCACCCACCAGTTAAGTCTCCGAACATTGAAAAGCTTTTCAACTACCTTCAGAAGTCTCAGTGGCACAATGTTTCAGCCAGCTTCTCTGGTTTTGTCCGTAAGGAGTTTGAGGAAGACCTCACTAAACTCGAGGAGGATGAGGGGATGTACAGGGATTTGAAGCTTATGATTGAATATGCAGAGATGGGACGGTTTAGCGAAGCGAGGAATTTGATGGATCCGGCGTTTAAGGAATATCAAGCGATTCTACATAATCTAGACGAACTGCATTTAACGAAG TCTGCGAGACACAGAGCCCAGTACACTGATCGTTCCCATATGGAGCAGGCTCCTCCAACAAATCGCCAAGAGGTTTATAGTCCAGAGAAGCGACCACCACCGACTCCGAAGCAAATGCCAAATCCTGGCTACATGTCTCCTCAAAGACAACCAATGTCTCCTTCAAGGCAACACCAG GATCTTCCACAAGAGCGTGAAAAAATTGAAAGTCCTTCCCCACAGTACCGACAAGAACAACAAAACCCTTACGACATTCACAgg GAAAACTACGATGGCCTCAGACTTAAATCGCCAGAGAAACAACCATACTCTCAATCGTCCAGACTACCTACACCAAATGACAGGCCAGTCCGTCCATCAAGCCATAAAAGCGATAAAGGTTCCGAGCCTGGACACTATAACAGTAACAATCAGATGGCCTCCTCAAAAGCGCTCTGGGGTAGAGAACATGGAGACAAGCCGAGCGAAAAAATTGGAAGCAGCACATATCGACAAGAATTCCAAAAGATTCCGAtggaaaacaatgaaagagttgaccGAGATAAGTATAGAGAGAACTTTGGGTCCCTGGCAGAACGAGACATATACAGAAGTGATGCAGATGACAGGATCGGCTCTTCTGAAAGTGCAAG AAGACCCGGTCACCAAAAGCGGCACCCGGAAACACCAGACTACGACCAGCGACCCAGTGAACTAGCAAGAAAGTTCAAGTTGCTGTTTGATAATGAATGGAAAGATGCTTACGACGAAGTATGCGGGTTTTACGCTAAATCATCACAGTCTGCCCGGGAAAAAACAGCAAGGCATCTGCTGTGGATTGTTACG GAGGCTTGGCTTATAAACGATGATGTTGCAGAGAAGCAATTAAAAGATATTGAAAAGGCTACGCTTGGTCTTATGACTACGCCTGGTCCagaacat cATGTTGGTGGATACCCGCCAAGAAATCTGGGAGACACCATTCCAACCTCACGAAATCTTCTACTGAAATACCGCAAACAAACAGCCGTCCTTTCCATACCTTATATCAAACAG GAATGCCGTGACAAGGTAACAAGAACGCTTTTGGAGTCCTCACGATTTCCGAAGTCGTTTTTTGCGGACAGTTCCCGACTTGTCGCCTACATCCAGAAGTGCGCCGAACTAACGTGGATGATGTGTGTCCATGACCCTCCTATTGTTCTAGAATACATCACCAAGGAAACGGAGGGATCACGCTTTAATTTCGATCACTATATTGTGCATGAACAATCGGGAACAACGTATGATTATGGTGTGTGGCCAATGCTGAGATTGGGCAAAAAGGGTCAAATATTATCAAAAGGCTACGCAAAGGGCATCTGA
- the LOC128228502 gene encoding uncharacterized protein LOC128228502 yields the protein MTSKSCIHKLMFYMQSKEMFKLTPQLCRLAKEEYQETMSKLPSDVKSDSSFNKVLQLIEHVENSEFALAVEMLGDAYKEHEEMMSYTPKKPKKTIEREESPSIFEEGWQPPVRPGDPPTPPAVQHNLNEDDSRNWHNQSPVVVREYKKPEKEGTDETDGEKSVERADFYVCLAVYSVLVMGL from the exons ATGACATCAAAATCGTGCATTCACAAGCTAATGTTTTATATGCAAAGCAAGGAAATGTTCAAGCTCACCCCACAGTTGTGTCGACTAGCCAAAGAGGAGTACCAAGAAACAATGTCAAAGCTGCCATCGGACGTTAAGAGTGACTCCAGTTTCAATAAAGTATTGCAACTGATTGAACACGTGGAGAACTCCGAGTTTGCACTTGCGGTTGAGATGCTTGGGGATGCGTACAAAGAACATGAAGAAATGATGAGTTACACTCCAAAGAAACCTAAAAAGACCATTGAg AGAGAGGAGTCGCCGTCGATATTCGAGGAGGGCTGGCAGCCTCCGGTGCGCCCTGGAGATCCACCAACGCCACCGGCGGTGCAACACAACTTGAACGAGGACGATAGTAGGAACTGGCATAATCAATCTCCCGTCGTCGTCCGCGAGTACAAGAAACCCGAGAAAGAAGGAACTGATGAAACTGATGGAGAAAAGTCAGTTGAACGTGCAGATTTTTATGTTTGCTTAGCTGTGTATTCTGTTCTTGTAATGGGTCTATAA
- the LOC128227506 gene encoding uncharacterized protein LOC128227506: MKPGYETVYSSNSPATLADRFTDLYKAEWKSAHDELAHVLGDKQAVRHLLWIVAKSSIICASLATQQIQDIETSVTGVMVSRDPLNKKSLFDDALAKSNEEIVSKTRGMLIDYRRELAKLSVPMLQKEIRRAIAAELGTSLPRRFTGIGNHFTSYAEKCIAIVWLMYVHDPPMHLEWLTRDQEGTDFKVDLYLPYTRPGTLFDYCVWPVVRLHRNGPILCKGVAQGR, translated from the exons ATGAAACCTGGATACGAAACAGTGTATTCATCAAATAGCCCAGCCACATTGGCCGATAGGTTTACAGATCTGTACAAGGCCGAATGGAAGTCTGCACATGACGAATTAGCTCATGTACTTGGGGACAAGCAGGCAGTCAGACATCTTCTATGGATTGTAGCA AAATCGTCTATAATTTGCGCTAGCCTAGCAACACAGCAGATTCAAGATATAGAAACCTCGGTGACGGGTGTAATGGTATCAAGAGATCCCTTGAATAAG AAGTCATTATTTGACGACGCTCTAGCTAAATCAAACGAagaaatagtttcaaaaactCGAGGGATGCTTATAGACTATCGACGGGAATTGGCGAAGTTATCTGTTCCAATGTTACAAAAG GAAATACGCCGTGCAATCGCAGCTGAACTGGGAACATCTCTTCCTCGACGATTTACTGGCATTGGAAACCATTTCACATCCTATGCCGAGAAATGCATCGCAATAGTCTGGCTGATGTACGTGCATGATCCTCCTATGCATTTAGAATGGTTGACAAGGGATCAGGAAGGCACCGACTTCAAAGTGGACCTTTACTTGCCCTACACAAGACCTGGAACGTTGTTTGATTATTGTGTATGGCCTGTGGTCAGGCTGCACCGGAATGGGCCCATTCTTTGTAAAGGTGTTGCTCAAGGGAGATGA